The genomic stretch TGAGTAAACCGAACCCACAAGGTTTTTGAAAAATCAGGGGATCGGCGACAGCCGGTCCCTTTTTCTATTTGGCGCGGTTGCGTCTGTATTGTTTTGTATTGGCGCCTTGATGAACGACCAGCCGCCCCACATCTTTTGGGGGCATGGCCTTGCTGGTAGCTGGTTGCGTTCAATCTGGCAAACCCGCCGTCGTTTCCGATTTCTTTGCGAAAAGGAGCAGAGATATGAGTTTGGATAATGTGAAAGATCAGCAGGTTATTGAAACCAGCCGGTTTGTGCTGCGCCCGCTACGGGAGGCCGACAGCGGCCTTATTGCCCTGTATATGGGTGATGAGCGCGTGGCCCGCATGACCCCCTCTATTCCGCATCCTATGCCCCCCGGCGCGGTTGAGGCCTATGTCTCTCGTGCTGCTGCGCGCAAACAGGAAGAGGACATCTGGGCCATCGATGGCACGCCGGATGGTGGTGAGGACCTGAAAGGGATCATCAGCCTTAAACAGATGGACCGAAACCATTCTGAGGTCAGCTTTTGGATTGCGCCCTTGTTCTGGAATACCGGCCTGGCGTCAGAGGCGGTGGAAGCCTTGGTCCAGGCGAACCCGTTGAACAATGACGCCATGTTTGCCTCTGTCTTTCAGGATAATGCGGCATCGGCGCGGGTGTTGATCCATTGCGGTTTTGACTATCTGGGCGACGCCGAGAGTTTCTCGGTCAGCCGCAATGCAAATGTGCCCACCTGGACCTATAGCCGAAAACTGTGATTGGCGCGGCTGGCGCTTTCAGGTAAGGCACGTCAAAGACAAATAGGCGGGCCCCAGCAGGGGGCTCGTTGAGCTAATCGTATTTCGGCGCAGCACCTCGCGAAGGGGGCCGCGCAGCAAGGAGCCGCCATGAAATTTCTTGATCTGGCAAAGGTCTATATTCGCTCTGGTGGCGGCGGTAACGGCTGCGTAAGTTTTCGCCGCGAAAAATACATCGAATACGGTGGCCCGGATGGCGGCGATGGCGGCAAGGGCGGCTCGGTCTGGGCTGAGGCCGTGGATGGGCTGAACACGCTGATTGATTTTCGTTATCAGCAGCATTTCTTTGCCAACAACGGCCAGTCCGGCATGGGGCGGCAGCGCACCGGCAAGGATGGCGACGAGATCATCCTGCGGGTGCCAGTCGGCACCGAGATCCTGGACGAGGATCAGGAGACCGTGCTGGCGGATATGACCGAGATCGGCCAGCGGGTTCAGCTGGCCAAGGGCGGCAACGGTGGCTTTGGCAACCTGCACTTCAAATCCTCCACCAACCAGGCGCCACGGCGCGCCAATCCCGGCCAGGAAGGCGTTGAGCGCACCATCTGGCTGCGGCTAAAGCTGATTGCGGACTCTGGCCTGCTGGGGCTGCCCAATGCGGGCAAATCCACCTTTCTGGCCTCCAGCTCCAATGCGCGGCCCAAAATTGCCGACTATCCTTTCACCACGCTTCACCCCAACCTTGGGGTGGTTGGCATTGATAACACTGAATTTGTCATGGCTGACATCCCCGGCCTGATTGCCGGCGCACATGAAGGCAAAGGCATTGGCGATCGCTTCTTGGGCCACGTAGAACGCTGCGCCGTTCTGCTGCATCTGGTGGATGGCACC from Phaeobacter sp. G2 encodes the following:
- a CDS encoding GNAT family N-acetyltransferase, with amino-acid sequence MSLDNVKDQQVIETSRFVLRPLREADSGLIALYMGDERVARMTPSIPHPMPPGAVEAYVSRAAARKQEEDIWAIDGTPDGGEDLKGIISLKQMDRNHSEVSFWIAPLFWNTGLASEAVEALVQANPLNNDAMFASVFQDNAASARVLIHCGFDYLGDAESFSVSRNANVPTWTYSRKL
- the obgE gene encoding GTPase ObgE, coding for MKFLDLAKVYIRSGGGGNGCVSFRREKYIEYGGPDGGDGGKGGSVWAEAVDGLNTLIDFRYQQHFFANNGQSGMGRQRTGKDGDEIILRVPVGTEILDEDQETVLADMTEIGQRVQLAKGGNGGFGNLHFKSSTNQAPRRANPGQEGVERTIWLRLKLIADSGLLGLPNAGKSTFLASSSNARPKIADYPFTTLHPNLGVVGIDNTEFVMADIPGLIAGAHEGKGIGDRFLGHVERCAVLLHLVDGTSDDVAGDYQTIIDELEAYGGELAKKPRVTALNKIDALDEEERAEALAALEAAVGDKVLMMSGVSREGLNEVLRAVRAEIDDDRIRQKPVEEQDPWRP